The region GTAACCTGTGTCGAATTTAAAATAAGGGATAAAGCTGGTATTTACAGGTATCCGGTATTTAAAACTTGTGTAAACAGGCCAATAGAACAAGGCCCCGCTGGCACCACTACCATAGGTCCAGAGCCAGCCAATATCAGGGTCTTCTGTTTTCATGTGATGAAAGCCAAACCCTGCGCCAATACCGAGGTTGTTTAAAAATGGACCCGGTAAAAAATACCAGTGGGTTTCAAAAAACACCGGCGGCACACCGCCTTGCATTTCATAATCTAAACTGCCTGAAACACTTTGGGAGAGTGGATAACCGGTTTGTAACGTGAAATCAAAACGATCCTGGGCATAGGATGTAAAGATAGTCGCCATGGATATGACAATTATAACATAAATTTTTTTCATGATAAATATTTTGATGACGAGAAACCAGTGCGTTGGATCATACAAGGGTAGTTAACCCAGGTATGGTTGAGTTTCAGTGTCGAAGGGTAGCAGTGGGTAGCCAATTATTTTATATGCCTTAATCTTAAGGTCTTTACAAATATACTCTAATCCTGTATCGTTTACAAAAAAATATGTGTCAGACATCATTTAATCAGATTGCTAAATGCAGCACTTTATAGAAGTTTTTTAATTTTGTACCCAGATATGAAGATAATTAATCTGTTTGAGAAGCAAAAACGTATATTTTCCTTTGAGTTTTTTCCGCCAAAAGACTATCTAACGGCGGTAAAATTTGGTATAAACGCCGGCCAGCTTATGAACCTTAATCCCTCATTTGTATCTGTAACCTATGGGGCAGGTGGTTCTTCGCATAATCATACATTCGATTTAGTTAATTTTTTTCAGAATGAGCTGGATTTTACCTGCATGGCGCATTATACCGTAATTGGTGCTACTAAAGAGAAAATTAGAGCCGATATGCAAGCCCTGCAGGATATGGGTGTGAGAAATGTTATGCTTTTACGCGGTGATCCTCCAAAAGGGAGTAAAACTTTTCCCGAGAATCCCCATGGTTTTAATCATGCCTCTGAATTGATAAGTTTTGTAAAACAAAATTTTGATTTCTGTATTGGTGCGGCAGCCTACCCCGAAAAGCATATTGAAGCTGCCAGTATGGATGAAGACCTTGATAATTTACAAAAAAAGGTTGATGCGGGAGCCGATTTTCTGATTACACAAATGTTTTTCGATAATCATTTTTATTGGGAGTTCATGGACAAGGTGCTCAAAAGAGGTTTAAAAACACGCGTTATTCCCGGCATTATCCCCATTACAAGTTTTACTCAAATAAAACGTTTTGCTGAGATCAGCGGTGCAAAAATTCCCGATAGAATAGCCCAGGTAATGGAAGAAATTAAAAGCCATCCTGAAAAAGTTTATAAAGAGGGGTTAAACATTGCAAAGCAACAAAGCGTTCTGCTTTTGGAAAAAGGAGCACCGGGTATACACGTGTTCACTTTGAACAAGTCAAGAGCCGCCATAGATTTATACAATCATATTCCGGAAATTTACAAGTAGGATCTGACCGTTTGGTAAGTTTATTGCATGTGTAATGGATTATTTTGGCGAGATTTGATTATTTTTGTAACCTTTTATTTGTTAAATATTATAAAATTTTAGATATCATGAGTAACCTTGAACCTATTAACGCCGATCTTAAATACAAAGTAAAAGATATAGGATTAGCGGCAGAGGGACGTATGCAAATTGAGCTTGCCGAGCACGAAATGCCGGGTATGATAGAGCTTAGAGAGAAGTTTGGTAATGATAAACCTTTGAAAGGTGCCCGTATTATGGGTTCATTACACATGACAGTGCAAACTGCCGTATTAATTGAAACACTTACGGCACTTGGTGCAGATGTGCGCTGGGCAAGTTGTAACATTTACAGTACACAGGATGAGGCTGCTGCAGCCATTGCACAAACAGGTGTGCCTGTATTTGCATGGAAAGGTGAAACACTTGATGAGTACTGGTGGTGTACAGCACAAGCATTGACATTCCCCGGAGGTAAAGGGCCCAACCTTGTGGTAGACGATGGTGGCGATGCTTCTTTGATGATTATGAAAGGTGCTGATGCCGAAAAAGACCCATCAACACTAGACTATACACCGGAGGCAGGCGATGAAGTTGCCTTAGTGAATCGCTTAAAAGCAATGGTAGCTGAAAATAAATCTTTCTTTACTGAAATGCTGAAAGACTTTAAAGGTGCTTCAGAAGAGACTACGACAGGTGTGCATCGTCTGTATCAGCGTGAGAACGAAGGTACACTCATGTTCCCTGCTATCAATGTAAATGACTCAGTAACCAAGTCGAAATTCGATAACACTTACGGTAACCGTGAATCATTGATCGATGGTATCAAGCGCGCTACCGATGTAATGATTGCAGGTAAAACTTCTGTAGTTTGCGGTTTTGGAGGTGTTGGTAAAGGCTGTGCAGAAGGCTTAGCTGCTTACGGATCGAAAATTTCAGTTACTGAAGTTGACCCGATTTGTGCATTACAGGCCGCAATGGAAGGTTACGAAGTGAAAACCGTTGAGGATATGCTTCCAACAGCCGATATTTATGTTACAGCAACAGGAAACAAAGCAGTAATTACAGTAGAGCACATGGAAAATATGAAAGATAAAGCCATTGTGTGTAATATCGGTCACTTCGATAACGAAATTGAAGTAGAAAAACTTGAGGCACGTAAAGACGTGAAAAAACGTAATATTAAACCTCAGGTAGATGAATATATTTTCCCCGACGGACACTCAATTATTCTGCTTGCCGGCGGTCGTTTGGTGAACCTTGGTTGTGCAACTGGTCACAGCTCATTTGTAATGAGTAACTCTTTTGCAAACCAGGTGATGGCCCAAATTGAATTATGGCAAAAAGATCATGAAAATAAAGTATATCGTCTGCCTAAAAAGCTTGATGAAGAAGTAGCCAAAGCACACCTGAAACATTTGGGCGTGAAACTTACAGAACTCAAAGGAGATCAGGCTGATTACATAGGGGTACCACAAGACGGACCTTACAAACCTGATCATTACCGATATTAAAAAATACAGGGCTCATGCAAATTATAATGCATGAGCCTTTTATCATTAACAGAAATTATTTGAAGTTATGCCTTATTTATTTACATCTGAGTCCGTGTCAGAAGGACACCCCGACAAAGTGGCCGATCAGATATCTGATGCCATTCTGGATGAGATTTTAAAACAAGACCCCAATTCAAAATGTGCATGTGAGACATTTGTAACCACAGGTTTAGTGATGGTTGGGGGAGAAGTGAAAACTGAAGCTTATGTGGATGTACAGGAAATAGCAAGAGATGTGGTACGCCGCATTGGTTATACAAAACCTGATTACCGGTTCGATGCCGATTCTTGTGGAGTTATTTCTTCTATTCATGAACAATCACCAGATATTAATCAGGGTGTTGATCGCGATAAAGAAGAGGAGCAGGGTGCCGGAGACCAGGGAATGATGTTTGGCTTTGCTACAAACGAAACAGACCAATACATGCCTTTACCGGTCGATATTGCCCACCGTTTGGTAGAAGAGTTGGCCGATATTCGCCGGCATTGTGGCAAGATGCCTTATCTGCGCCCCGATTCAAAATCGCAGGTAACCTTCAGGTACGATGATGATGGTAAACCACTGGGCATCGATACAATTGTGGTTTCTACACAGCATGACGAATTTGTAAAAGCCGACGCCAATACACCAGAGGCTCAGAAAAGAGCCGATAATCAAATGCTTTCGCGCATTGAAACAGATATTCGCAATATTCTGATTCCTCAGGTTGCCAAAACATATCCACCTGAAATCCAAAAGTATTTTGAAACCGATTTCCGTTTGTTAGTGAACCCAACAGGTAAATTTGTAATTGGTGGACCACATGGCGATACCGGTCTAACCGGACGTAAAATTATAGTTGATACTTATGGTGGCCGTGGTGCACATGGAGGTGGCGCTTTTTCAGGTAAAGATGCCTCGAAAGTAGACCGTTCTGCAGCTTATGCAGCCCGTCATATTGCCAAAAATATTGTAGCTGCAGGCGTGGCAGAAGAAGCACTTGTGCAATTGGCCTATGCTATTGGCGTAGCCGAACCTGTGGGTGTTTATGTCGATCTGAAACGATCAAAAGTTGATATGAATAATGCTGAAGCTGCCGAGAAAATTAAAGCAATATTTGACTTGCGGCCTCATGCTATTATTAAGCGTTTTGGACTGAAGCACCCAATTTTTGAAGAGACAGCTGCCTACGGACACATGGGTAGAACACCCGGGAAAAAAGTTGTACGTATCAATGGTCATAAAGAAGAGATTGAAACATTTACCTGGGAGAAGCTTGACTATGTAGATGAAATTAAAAAGGCTTTTAATTTGTAAATCAAAAACCTTCGATAAATAAGAGCTCAGCCATACAGGTTGAGCTTTTTTTGTGCTATATTACGACTTAACCATTGCAATTAGCTTTTCGCCTTCTATTGGTTCCCAATCCAAATCTTCTGTAAAAACTTTTAGTCTGTGTTCTTTATCAATTATGAAAAGTGGTGCAATATTGCCTTTATATTCCAAAATTAGATCATCGTAATCTGTTTTGTCTGACACCTCAAGTGTTTTGAGTTTAAATTTTTTCTTCGAAAATTCAGCTATTGTTTGGTAATAAAAGTCGTTACTAAAAGCAAAGCGGCCGCGAAGATGTTTTGGGGTGTGTGCATTGTATCCTTTTCCTTCGTTTAAGTTGGGTTGCAGTTGAAATAAGTGCTCAGAATCAAAGGTTTCGCTAAAATGCAATGCTGCCAGGGAGTTTACTTCATCGTTGGGTGTAAGTGCAATAAGTTTACCAATGCCATCAAGCTCTATCTCATCGGCTATTGCCTCCGAGAGTACATTCCCGTGGTAAGCACTTAAGCTCAGCTTTTGGGCTCTTTGTACGTTTAGCGGCGATGTGTCAATTAAAGCGACATTAAAGCCTTGCTCTTTAATAGTCGCAGCCAGTTCCCGCACCCATTTAAATGCTCCGATGAACAATATGCCCTGTGGGTCAGTTTGTGCTACTTTAAGTTTTTTTGCTACCCAGGTGGCCGTTAGTCCATAAATGGTCACGGTAGAAACAATTACTATAAATGTAATGGGCACGATACGTTCAGTTTGCTGAAATCCGTTTTCGGCTAACTTAAAGGCAAATACAGAAGCTACAGCAGCTGCAACAATTCCTCGTGGGGCCATCCACGAAAGAAAAAGCTTTTCGCGCAGGTTTAAGCCAGAACCTATAGCTGATAAAAACACCGATAAAGGTCGTATGATTAATATCAGGGCAGTCACAAATATAATTGTATGCCAGTTGAGCGTGGTGAAACTTTCCAAATCAAGTCTGGCTGCAAGCAAAATAAATAAACTGCTTATGATAAGTACAACGAGATTCTCCTTAAACTCAACAATGTTTTTTATGGTGACAATTTTCTGATTATCAAGTACAATCCCCATAACGGTAGCAGCAAATAAACCTGATTCCTCCTGAAACTGATTCGATAAAATAAAGGCTGCTATCACAAGCATAAAAGTCACTGTCTCCTGTAAGAAGTCGGGTATCCAATAACGTTTAAGCAGGTAAACCAGCAGCAGTGCCAGACCTATACCTATTCCACCTCCAAAAATTATAGTCTTGAAAATGCCCAGGGCAATTAACGATGAAGCCTGTTCGAGTTTTTCTACCAATAATGCTTCAAATACCAAAACAGCAAGCAGTGCACCTACCGGATCGATTATAATACCTTCCCATTTGAGCACTTTCCCCACATTTCCTTTCGGTCTGATATGTGCCAGGAGCGGATTTATTACTGTAGGCCCTGTTACAACCAAAACAGCACCAAGCAGAATAGAGATTCGTAAATTTAATTCAAGAATATAAAAGGCTGCAAGGCTTGTAAGTATCCATGTAATGAAAACACCAAGTGAAATGAGCTTTAAAACTGTACCGCCTACAGATTTTAATTCTTTTACCCTTAAAGATAAGCCTCCCTCGAAAAGTATAACTGCAACCGACATGGTCACTACAGGTAGCAGTGATTGGCCCATTACTGCATCAGGATCCAGGATACCAAAAACAGGCCCGGCAAGAAACCCAAAGAGCAAAAGTAGCAAAATCGACGGCAATCTGAGTCGCCATGCGACCCACTGAGCACTGATACCTAATATTACAATTATTGCTAACCCTGTAATTATTTCCTCTGACATGCTATTCTTTTGACTTTTCGCTAAATTAACAAATCGCCGGCAAATGAGTTTCAGAAATAGCGTACTTTATTTGCATTAAATAAAAGTTGTGGTCTTTTAAGTCCACTTGCTTTAAGAAAATGATTGAGTTGAAAAAAAAGAAGTAAAAGAAGAAAAGGTCACGGATTATACAGATTGGTTGGAAATTGCCTAGCGATACGTTACCACGCCAAGGTCTAGGCCAGGGTAAGAATTAAGAGCGGTAATGGTTCAGCGAGGAAATAAATCCATACAGGCCAATGTTCCTGGTTAAATTCCCAAACAGTAACGGTAACCTGTTACAGCCATAAATGATGTTGTAATGAATGTACTAAATTAAAACATGCTCCGTGTTTTTCATCGACCTTTAAAATGTCCGGGTACTATGAACAGGAAAAAATAAATACTTTCGGAATTTAGGTGATTTTAAAATCCGTGTTTTATTTTTTGGTTTAAGCTTAAACGAGGCCTTTTTCTCGGTTTAACTTTACGCCACAACTTTATGAAGTGTATACTTTATTTCTTTATATTTAAAAAGACTATTACAAAAGAAAAAAGCCATCCAACAAATGAATGGCTTCAGAACATTTACAAAATACCTTTTTTTTTTAAGATGCATTGTAAATGCGAGGGGTATACTGTTTAAATGTATGGGGATGAAAGTTTACTGTCGCTGTTGTGTATTAGAATTTGATGCTGCAAATATCAATAAAAATAATTAATTTTGCTGTATGTTTGATTGATTTTAGTAAATTAATCTATTTTATTGAATAAAATTGATAATTTTGTCTTAATGTCTTAGTCTACATATGCTTGTTTTAGAGAAAGTGTCTATAAAAACCTGAAAAATATGAAATTAGATGCCACAGATCGTAAAATTCTGGCCATTTTACAGGAAAATGCGCGTATAACTACAAAGGAGCTGGCCTCACAACTTCATCTGTCTAATACACCTGTTTATGAGCGTGTAAAAAAACTTGAGAAAGCCGGTATTATTGAAAAATATACAGCTAAACTTAATGCCTCAAAAGTAGGCCGGAGCATGACCAGTTTTATTATGGTTTCGCTTCAGAGTCATACAAAACGGGTTGTGGAGGAATTTCAGAAGGAGGCAATGTCTTTGCCCGAAGTGATGGAGTTTTATTACATTTCGGGTAACTACGATGCTTTGCTTAAAGTTATGGTTGCAGATATGAGTGAGTTCAAGGTGTTTTTAGAAGAGAAGCTGGCCAGCGTTGAGCATATCACACAGTTTCACAGTATATTTGTAATTTCGGGCGATAAAAAAGATGGTTTTGAAGTAATGGAAAAATAGTTTTGTATTGCTATTTTTGCACCAGAAATAGATGCACTATGAATGAGTTATTCTGGCTGGCCATGCTGCTAGCCAATTTTTTATTGATATTACTGGCATACCGCATATTTGGTAAAATGGGCCTGTTTATTTGGGTCCCCATAGCGGCTATTATTGCAAATATTCAGGTTATACAGGGTGTGGAGCTATTTGGTTTCGCAGCTACATTGGGCAATATTGTTTATGCCTCTTCATTTTTGGTAACTGATATTCTTTCAGAAAATTATGGTAAAAAAGAAGCCAACAAAGCCATTTGGATTGGTTTTTTTAGTCTTGTGGCTATGACCTTATTAATGAACCTTGCTTTACTTTTTGAGCCATTACAGGATGATTTCTCCCGTTCAGTGCATGAGAGTACGGCCAATATTTTCAGCTTCATGCCACGTATTGTAATAGCCAGCTTTTTAGCCTACCTCGTTTCTCAAAAGCACGATATTTGGGCCTACCACCTTTGGAAAAAACGATTTAAAGGTCGTAAAAATATTTGGCTGCGTAATAACTTAAGTACAATGGTATCGCAGCTTATCGATAGTGTTATTTTTACCCTGATTGCATTTCTTGGTGTCTATGAAACAAATGTACTGATCGAAATTGTACTGACCACCTATGTTCTGAAATGGATTGTTGCCGCCGCTGACACACCATTTGTATATATTGCTAACAGGATGCAGCATAAAAATGTGGTTAAGTAAGAAGCTTTAGTTTCATTTTAGACTGGTTTTGAGATAAATGGCGTTGTTTATTTATTAAACTGATTCTAAATAACGTTTTGGAATCAGTTTAAAATGCTAATTGTTAGCCAGATATAATTAATGTTTTTTAGTCAAGGTAAAAGATTAATTATAATCTGTTCATAATTAGTTTTTTATTCTTAACTTGCTTTCAGCTATGAGATTTATCCCGCTTATTAAGTCATGATATCTCTCTTTTTATTCGATCATTTAACTACTACTCTTATGAACTACAAGTTATTATTAACCATTGTAGGATTTGTGTTTAGTTTGCAACTTATTGCAGATAACCTGACACAGACCCTCAATTTTACACAACCCCAATTCAAAGCAAAAAATAATTACACGGAAATCATTTACCCCAATTGTCATAATTTTGGACCTGAAGGTGCTCCGAATATGCCGCACTTTGCTGCCGAGATTTTACTTCCTCCGGGGCATGAGCTTTTAAGTGTAGAAATTGAATCTGTTGAGTATTATTCAGGCTCAAAGAATCTGAAAGTTGCACCTGCAGGCAGGCAGTTCCCGCTTTCTCAAAAACCTGAAAAGCCCTATGTGATAAAAGCAAACCCCGAAATTTACAATCAAAAAGGCGTTTATCCCGGGCAACCAGTCGCAAATATAACTACCCAGTTCATCGCTGGGCATGCAATTGGAGGGTTTACATTTTGTCCGGTTGAGTATTCTCCAAATCAAAGCGTAGCGCAATTTGTTAAATCTGTAACATTAAAAATTATTACAGAACCAACAGATGCAGCTCAAAAAAGTCTGGAGTTTCTGAAAGAGCGTACCAGGGCTAAACAACGAATTACTGCTCGTGTTTTAAATTCTTCATCAATTAATCAATACACCTACAATAAATCACAACGCACATCAGATGTTGATATTCTGCTTATAACTAATGAAACTCTTTTACCGGGTTTTGAAGATTATATTACCTATAAAACCAATACAGGATTTATTGTAGAAACTCAAATGGTCAATGATATTTATACAGCATATTCAGGAACCGACAACCCTGAGAAAATACGTAACTGTATCATTGATTACTACCAAAATAATAACCTGAAGTATGTTGTGCTTGGCGGCGATGCCGATGGAAGTGGAGCCGACAATATTGTCCCCACACGCGGAATGGTCGGTAATGCTTACGGAATGGCAGATGATTTCATCCCTGCCGACATTTATTATTCTGGTTTGGACGGCACCTGGGATTCCGATGGCGATGGCATTTATGGAGAAACAGATGAGGAAGATTTATTAGCCGAAGTACATGTGGGCCGTATTGCTGCTGATGAAGTAGCTGAACTTGAAAAGTTCATGAATAAAATCATCATGTACCAGGATCAACCGGTTGTAGAAGACCTTGAAAAGGCGCTGATGCTAGGTGAATTATTATGGGACGACCCTACTTACGGTGGAGATTACAAGGATGAGGTTGCCGATGGTGCTTCAACCCATGGTTATACCTCTACCGGCTTTTCAGATAATTTCCAGATTAATCGTTTGTATCAGCGAGACGAAAGTTGGAGCCATCAGGATGTGTACGATGAGTTTAGTACCAATGGACTTAATCTGTTGAATCACCTCGGGCATTGCAATGTAACTTATCACATGACCATGGATAATAGTGATATTACAACCTCAAATTTTCAAAACGATGGCATTACGCGGGGTTTTGTAATTGACTATTCACAGGGATGTTATTGTGGATCTTTTGATAATAGAGGCTCTGATGGAATTTACGGTACAGAGGATTGTTTTGCAGAAGAGTTTACGAACTTCGAAAATGGAGCTGTGGCCTGTATTATGAATTCGCGTTATGGGTGGGGACAGCACTCCAGTACCGATGGTGCTTCGCAGTATTACGACCGCCAGTTTTTTGATGCGATATTTGGTGAAGATATTTCTATCATTGGTGAAGCTAACAGCGATTCTAAAAGTGACAATATTGCCCTCATAAACAGTCATCAGGGTGCCATGCGGTGGTGCGCTTATGAACTTACATTGTTTGGAGATCCATCCATGGATATCTGGACAGCTCAACCTACTGATATGGTGGTTAATTATAATGCAGCTATTAATTTTGGAAGTAGCCAGTTCAGTGTTCAAACAGATGCGCCTTTTGCCAGAATTGCGCTGATTCAAAACAATGCACTTATCGGACGCGCAGTAGCTGATGAAAATGGTGATGCCATTGTACAGCTTTTTAATCCTGTGACCACACCAGAACAAATCACGATTTCAGTAATAGCCCATAATAAAAATCGCCATGAGGGCTCAATAGTTGTACTCACAGATGCACCTTACGTGGGGCTCGATAGCTATACCTTAGATGATACGCCGGATTATGGTAGTGTTTTGGCCATGAATGTAAAAATGAAAAATTTTGCAGAAGCTGGCAGCGGATACAATGCCAATGGTGTAATGGTAAAGCTTCGTACTGAAGATAATTACATTACCATTACCGATTCTGTATATGATTTGGGCAATCTAAATGCCGGCGATTCCATATCGCTCGATGCAGCATTTGCTTTTGAAATCGCAGACAGTGTGGAAGATCAGCATACCGTTAATTTCGAAATATTTGCCACCGGAAATGACAAGGAAAATTATGAATGGACATCATATGCCAGTCTCAAAATTAACGCTCCGCAACTCATTGTCGGTGATTTAACTATTGATGATTCTGCTAATGGCAATAACGATGGTATTGTGGATCCCGGTGAAACTGCAGTTTTGAAAGTTGAAACTATAAATTCAGGTCATGCCGGCTTAAATGATGTGAATGCTGAGTTTAATTTTCTTGATGGATCAGAATATTTAACATTCACAGATGCTGCATTTATAATCGGAGCAATTTCTTCGGGTGATACTGCTTTAGCAACCTTTGAAGTTACTGCTGAACAAAACACACCACTTGGAACATCCGTAAATCTGGAATATTATGTTTCAGGCGCTCAAAATGGTCAATATAACACAAGTGAAAACAAAGAAGTTATCATCGGTTTTGTGCCTGAATATTGTGAGTCAGGTGCAACTAACGACGGCGACAGTGAGATTGATGAAGTGGCCTTTGGCGATGTAGTAAACAACACAGCCGGAGAATGCTCCACATATGTTGACTTTACAGAAGATGAATCGCTTACTGACGAGTTTATGATTGGCCAGACATTTGACATTAGTGTTACCTTAGGTACGTGTGGGGGTGATTACAGTAAGTCGGCCAAAGTTTATATTGACTGGAATTACGATGGGGATTTTGATGATGAAGGAGAAATGGTTTTCGAAACCCCGGTTACAGAAGGTACTGCAGCTTATACCGAGACAATATCTGTACCTGCCAACACTCTCCAGGGACAGAAATTTATGCGCGTGGTTGCACAAGAAGGTTCAGGTGATATTGATCCATGTGGTACGTTTTCCTGGGGTGAAACCGAAGATTATAAAATTTATTTGATTCCACCTGCACCACCCGTGGCCAACTTTGAGGCCAATCCGCTTGAAACAACCCAGGGCGATATTGTAGCGTTTACCGATTTGACTGAAAATGCTCCCAATCAATGGGAATGGGACATTACACCCGGAGAAGCCGGAGTAGACTTTGAGTTTGTAAATGGAACAACAGGGGCAAATCAAAACCCTCAGGTTCAGTTTCATACAATTGGTACTTATTCAGTTGAATTAACTGCTTCAAATTCTGAAGGCAGTGATACAGAGTTAAAGTCAGATTATATTGTGATTAATGAAATTACCGAAGTGCCTCAGGCCAACTTTATCATTGATCAGGATGTGTTAGAGCCCGGACAGGTTGTTCAATTTACTGACCTCTCAACAAATACACCAACAGCCTGGGTATGGAGTATATATCCGGGAACTGAAGGAACCGAGTTTAATTACGTAGAAGGTACAACAGCAAACTCAATGAATCCGAAGGTACAGTTTAATACACCCGGATTTTACAATATTGAGCTAATTGCTTCCAATGTTATAGGCGCTTCTGAACCCTTTACACAAAACGATGCTGTAGAGGTACTAAGTGTTTTTGTAATGGGCAATGG is a window of Salinivirga cyanobacteriivorans DNA encoding:
- a CDS encoding C25 family cysteine peptidase encodes the protein MNYKLLLTIVGFVFSLQLIADNLTQTLNFTQPQFKAKNNYTEIIYPNCHNFGPEGAPNMPHFAAEILLPPGHELLSVEIESVEYYSGSKNLKVAPAGRQFPLSQKPEKPYVIKANPEIYNQKGVYPGQPVANITTQFIAGHAIGGFTFCPVEYSPNQSVAQFVKSVTLKIITEPTDAAQKSLEFLKERTRAKQRITARVLNSSSINQYTYNKSQRTSDVDILLITNETLLPGFEDYITYKTNTGFIVETQMVNDIYTAYSGTDNPEKIRNCIIDYYQNNNLKYVVLGGDADGSGADNIVPTRGMVGNAYGMADDFIPADIYYSGLDGTWDSDGDGIYGETDEEDLLAEVHVGRIAADEVAELEKFMNKIIMYQDQPVVEDLEKALMLGELLWDDPTYGGDYKDEVADGASTHGYTSTGFSDNFQINRLYQRDESWSHQDVYDEFSTNGLNLLNHLGHCNVTYHMTMDNSDITTSNFQNDGITRGFVIDYSQGCYCGSFDNRGSDGIYGTEDCFAEEFTNFENGAVACIMNSRYGWGQHSSTDGASQYYDRQFFDAIFGEDISIIGEANSDSKSDNIALINSHQGAMRWCAYELTLFGDPSMDIWTAQPTDMVVNYNAAINFGSSQFSVQTDAPFARIALIQNNALIGRAVADENGDAIVQLFNPVTTPEQITISVIAHNKNRHEGSIVVLTDAPYVGLDSYTLDDTPDYGSVLAMNVKMKNFAEAGSGYNANGVMVKLRTEDNYITITDSVYDLGNLNAGDSISLDAAFAFEIADSVEDQHTVNFEIFATGNDKENYEWTSYASLKINAPQLIVGDLTIDDSANGNNDGIVDPGETAVLKVETINSGHAGLNDVNAEFNFLDGSEYLTFTDAAFIIGAISSGDTALATFEVTAEQNTPLGTSVNLEYYVSGAQNGQYNTSENKEVIIGFVPEYCESGATNDGDSEIDEVAFGDVVNNTAGECSTYVDFTEDESLTDEFMIGQTFDISVTLGTCGGDYSKSAKVYIDWNYDGDFDDEGEMVFETPVTEGTAAYTETISVPANTLQGQKFMRVVAQEGSGDIDPCGTFSWGETEDYKIYLIPPAPPVANFEANPLETTQGDIVAFTDLTENAPNQWEWDITPGEAGVDFEFVNGTTGANQNPQVQFHTIGTYSVELTASNSEGSDTELKSDYIVINEITEVPQANFIIDQDVLEPGQVVQFTDLSTNTPTAWVWSIYPGTEGTEFNYVEGTTANSMNPKVQFNTPGFYNIELIASNVIGASEPFTQNDAVEVLSVFVMGNGTATACSGVFYDDGGAEENYSDDANYSMTFYPTEAGQMLHFNFSEFSVEDISGGGCYDELSVYDGEDTNAPLIGTFCDNNPAEIITASNTSGALTFVFESDGYVTQSGWVAEFSCVSEARTVTFSVTDSSGPIQGAEIFVADNTLITDASGEASISLSDGTYDFVVTLDDMSSFEDSFTVAGEDLAIEVMAPFPLTYMVTFHVTADGVPMEGATVTCPAGTMSTNQNGDAAAQMTVGTHNYTVSLQGYPDAEGTVEITDGPKTVNVDMLGLSELSVENIEIYPNPNKGVFLIRVDGTFILDVLNAMGKVVHSTQIINESTINLEDAGSGLYFIRLHNEKTLGIKRLIISK